One part of the Marinobacter sp. MDS2 genome encodes these proteins:
- a CDS encoding TetR/AcrR family transcriptional regulator: MANKVKFERENVVRVASELFWKKGFHATSTRDLQDAVNMRPGSIYSAFGSKEGLYSESLKAYTAQMKAKIDGFVCGSGTVLGGLRAFVESVIVKEKGCSPSAICMLVKANGEFSETESPLRDLSVDLSAEFEVYLTTLFEQAISRGELSSRVSGLEYARFFQVQFTGLRSYFNRPGVDHLAQSMIDRMFALMESL; this comes from the coding sequence ATGGCAAATAAGGTCAAGTTCGAGCGCGAAAACGTGGTGCGCGTTGCTAGCGAGCTCTTCTGGAAAAAGGGCTTTCACGCAACGTCCACGCGCGATTTGCAAGATGCCGTAAACATGCGCCCGGGTAGCATATACTCGGCATTTGGCTCGAAAGAGGGGCTGTACAGCGAATCTCTGAAAGCTTACACCGCACAAATGAAAGCCAAGATCGACGGTTTTGTATGCGGCTCAGGTACGGTACTCGGGGGATTACGCGCCTTTGTGGAAAGCGTGATTGTGAAAGAAAAGGGCTGCAGCCCAAGTGCTATTTGTATGTTGGTTAAAGCAAATGGTGAGTTTTCTGAAACGGAGTCTCCGTTACGCGATCTAAGTGTCGATTTATCGGCTGAGTTTGAGGTCTATTTAACGACATTGTTTGAACAAGCAATCAGTCGTGGAGAGCTGAGCAGCCGTGTGTCGGGGCTGGAGTATGCGCGTTTTTTTCAAGTTCAATTTACAGGTTTGCGCAGCTACTTTAATCGTCCGGGCGTCGATCATTTGGCTCAGTCTATGATCGATCGAATGTTTGCCTTGATGGAGTCGTTATAG
- a CDS encoding DUF1919 domain-containing protein: protein MQPAIKKLGHAIEKFRLNDNHFVIISNNCWGYELYNVLDRQYNTPFVGLFLFPECYVRFLEDFETCIDSEIKFSTVSKYMSATPSYPVGVVCGDIEIHFLHYKSQEEAYRKWNRRIARLKDARDANTPFFVKFCDRDGCEQGHLERFHALSFRNKISLGINEYGASNHLSLPDLKDPEGEHVMDGLSLFRKRYQYFDISDWILSANLRRSLLSRILSLIS, encoded by the coding sequence ATGCAGCCAGCAATAAAAAAACTCGGTCATGCAATCGAGAAATTTCGCTTGAATGATAACCACTTTGTAATTATCTCAAATAATTGCTGGGGATATGAGCTATACAATGTCCTCGACAGGCAATACAACACTCCGTTTGTCGGCCTTTTCCTTTTTCCTGAATGCTACGTTCGGTTTCTAGAAGATTTCGAAACGTGTATCGATTCAGAGATTAAATTTTCAACGGTTTCAAAATACATGTCAGCGACGCCAAGTTATCCAGTTGGAGTCGTTTGTGGGGACATAGAAATCCATTTCTTGCATTACAAATCACAGGAAGAGGCCTACAGAAAATGGAATCGAAGAATTGCACGATTAAAAGACGCCAGGGATGCAAATACGCCATTTTTCGTAAAGTTCTGTGATCGAGATGGATGCGAGCAAGGCCATCTAGAAAGATTTCATGCCCTTTCCTTTCGCAATAAGATTTCATTAGGAATTAACGAATACGGTGCCTCAAACCATCTTTCTCTGCCCGATCTGAAGGATCCAGAGGGAGAGCATGTAATGGATGGTCTATCGCTCTTTCGCAAGCGATATCAGTATTTTGATATTTCAGATTGGATATTAAGCGCAAATTTGCGTAGGTCTTTATTATCTAGAATTCTATCCCTTATCTCATGA
- a CDS encoding EAL domain-containing protein — protein MKSISSGVFSRSRSALKAMLAAFLAGVVFVLLLWQGILERPEAGLRDRIISHLVKEQPSNLLILEIDSASIEAIGQWPWPRSVHARAINQLENAGIRSLMIDVDFSSPSSIGGDRELEQAIQSISKDIPTYLPVFVQRRSQAESALMIRRPITALADSVELVSVNMHPSSDGLVRYLSVGFRWPDEFYRGAWSALAEQSDSGTWVDYTISPQSFRYVRFIDLLQGRVPDEVLRGRDVLIGATAIELGDTLATPIHQVLPGVVIQALGAQTLRNGGLYSPSPLVGFVILALVLFVAAVVFSRCHWRQGLLMLGVAIGVWSGVFVWAYLEAQLLLDVFKPILLSALVYVAVNLARLDAVTLERLWLQISLSDNEALLNRIVATTNDYILCVDRSGRITKANQAIQTLCELSESDMEGASLEAIMPDARHGVMELPDEPFDTYLVTQGGHHIPAQATVSRVATSGDAIFTVVLRDLRERVERERELEYRASYDALTGLLNRSAFFDRVNETLQNHSAGCLVCLDIDYFRDVNDTYGHAAGDTLLAAIAGRITQFVGTLGCCARIGGDGFALWLPGLRYSAGGSEFCGSLLEHLERPLALAGVDGPSVEVSATVGAADYQGKKSTADKAANECSATPAEIMLRQAADAMRLGKQEGVAVRCYNQNDQQAALRRLELVPAIRTHIQNNAFNLVYQPKLELNTLTPVGCEALLRWPDSANEYISVAQLIEVAENSRQIVPLTRWVVETLLSQESEWERLGRPRHLALNLSPRLFQDRVFFDGLKDLLRSSSGYFDIECEITETALLDNEGLAREMVSELIDSGASIAIDDFGTGYSSLAYLQSLRASVLKIDKSFVSYIQEFPNNQVIVRSTINMAHDLGMTVVAEGVETADDERFLHASGCDLVQGYLYGKPMALADFDRWLADRKQARTRPMISS, from the coding sequence ATGAAGTCGATATCGAGCGGAGTTTTCAGTCGATCCCGCTCGGCCCTGAAGGCCATGCTGGCCGCCTTTTTAGCTGGGGTGGTATTCGTATTGCTGCTCTGGCAGGGCATTTTGGAGCGCCCGGAAGCCGGGCTGCGGGACCGCATCATCAGCCATTTGGTCAAAGAGCAGCCTAGTAATCTGCTGATTCTCGAAATTGATTCCGCCAGCATCGAGGCCATAGGGCAGTGGCCGTGGCCTCGGAGCGTTCACGCCCGCGCCATTAACCAGTTGGAGAACGCGGGGATTCGCTCGCTGATGATCGATGTGGATTTCAGTTCTCCCTCCAGTATTGGTGGCGATCGGGAGTTGGAACAGGCAATCCAGTCCATTTCAAAAGACATCCCCACCTATTTGCCTGTCTTTGTGCAACGGCGCAGCCAGGCCGAATCCGCGTTGATGATCCGGCGCCCGATAACGGCATTGGCAGACAGTGTGGAACTGGTCTCTGTGAATATGCACCCCTCCAGCGACGGTCTGGTGCGTTATCTTTCCGTCGGATTTCGATGGCCGGATGAATTCTACCGCGGAGCCTGGAGCGCGCTTGCAGAGCAGTCAGACAGCGGAACCTGGGTGGATTACACCATCTCTCCCCAGTCTTTCCGTTATGTTCGGTTTATCGATTTGCTTCAAGGCCGTGTGCCAGATGAGGTCCTGCGCGGCCGGGATGTGTTGATTGGGGCTACCGCCATCGAGTTGGGGGACACACTGGCAACGCCGATTCATCAGGTGCTTCCCGGCGTGGTGATTCAGGCGTTGGGCGCGCAAACCCTTCGCAATGGCGGTTTGTATTCCCCTTCACCATTGGTCGGTTTTGTCATTCTTGCGTTGGTGCTGTTCGTGGCGGCCGTTGTTTTTTCTCGTTGTCATTGGCGACAAGGCCTGTTGATGTTGGGTGTGGCCATTGGTGTATGGTCGGGCGTCTTCGTTTGGGCCTATCTCGAGGCGCAGCTTTTGCTGGATGTGTTTAAACCCATCCTGCTGAGTGCTTTGGTGTACGTGGCGGTGAATCTTGCGCGGCTTGATGCGGTGACGCTCGAACGGTTGTGGCTGCAGATCAGCCTGAGCGATAACGAAGCGTTGCTGAATCGTATTGTCGCGACTACCAATGATTACATTTTGTGCGTGGATCGCAGTGGCCGGATAACCAAAGCCAATCAAGCCATCCAGACCCTTTGTGAGCTCTCCGAGAGTGACATGGAAGGTGCGAGCCTTGAGGCAATCATGCCGGATGCCCGGCATGGGGTGATGGAGTTGCCGGATGAGCCGTTCGACACCTATCTGGTGACGCAAGGCGGGCACCACATTCCTGCGCAGGCGACGGTGAGCCGGGTGGCAACCTCCGGGGATGCAATCTTTACGGTGGTTCTGAGGGACCTGAGAGAACGGGTCGAGCGCGAGCGGGAGCTGGAATACCGAGCCAGCTATGACGCTTTGACCGGGCTGTTAAACCGGTCCGCCTTCTTCGATAGGGTCAATGAAACACTCCAGAATCATTCGGCAGGCTGTTTGGTGTGCCTCGACATTGATTATTTTCGGGACGTTAACGATACCTACGGGCATGCTGCGGGGGATACGTTATTGGCGGCAATTGCGGGTCGCATTACCCAGTTCGTGGGCACCTTGGGGTGTTGTGCGCGAATCGGCGGCGACGGTTTTGCGTTGTGGCTGCCGGGACTGCGTTATTCGGCGGGTGGCAGCGAGTTCTGTGGGAGTCTTCTGGAGCATCTTGAGCGGCCACTGGCGCTGGCGGGTGTGGATGGCCCTTCGGTAGAAGTGTCTGCAACGGTGGGGGCTGCCGACTATCAAGGTAAAAAAAGTACAGCCGATAAGGCCGCGAACGAGTGTTCGGCCACGCCGGCCGAAATTATGTTGCGCCAAGCCGCGGATGCCATGCGTTTGGGTAAGCAGGAGGGCGTTGCGGTACGGTGCTACAACCAGAACGATCAGCAGGCGGCGTTGAGGCGGTTGGAGTTGGTGCCTGCGATACGGACGCATATCCAGAACAACGCGTTTAATCTGGTGTATCAACCGAAGCTGGAGTTGAATACGTTGACTCCGGTGGGGTGCGAGGCGTTGTTAAGATGGCCTGACTCTGCCAACGAGTACATTTCCGTTGCTCAGTTAATTGAAGTCGCCGAGAACTCGAGGCAAATCGTGCCGCTAACCCGCTGGGTGGTCGAAACGCTGTTATCTCAAGAATCAGAGTGGGAAAGACTGGGCCGCCCGAGGCATCTCGCGCTCAATCTCTCGCCGCGTTTATTCCAGGATCGCGTGTTCTTCGATGGCCTGAAAGATCTGCTGCGTTCGAGCAGTGGTTATTTCGACATTGAGTGTGAAATCACAGAAACCGCGTTACTGGACAATGAAGGCTTGGCGCGGGAGATGGTCAGTGAATTGATTGATAGCGGAGCCAGTATTGCCATAGACGACTTTGGCACCGGGTACTCATCACTGGCCTACCTGCAGAGTTTGCGGGCATCGGTTCTGAAAATCGATAAATCGTTCGTCTCTTACATTCAGGAATTCCCGAACAATCAGGTGATTGTGCGCTCAACGATCAATATGGCCCATGATCTGGGCATGACCGTGGTGGCAGAAGGCGTGGAGACCGCTGACGATGAGCGGTTCCTGCACGCGAGCGGGTGCGATCTGGTGCAGGGATATTTGTATGGAAAGCCTATGGCATTGGCGGATTTTGACCGCTGGCTGGCGGATCGAAAACAAGCGCGGACTCGGCCGATGATCTCCTCCTGA
- a CDS encoding DMT family transporter: MMNKKTIKISACTVFALLAFAGNSVLCRLALGGNAIDAASFTMIRLLSGIAVLMVVVAMTKRPKKGQSRGSWLAACLLFVYALAFSYGYLSLDTGTGALILFAAVQITMIAVGIVLGNRLHFAEWLGLFIAFSGFVYLIIPSVTTPSLAGFLLMTVSGIAWGGYTLVGRSSTQPLADTAYNFLRTSPFVLILLVFTLQDAHVTQQGVLLAIVSGAVASGAGYAVWYFALRGLSVTQAAVVQLCVPIIAAMGGVLVTHEAVTLRLAESSVLVLGGILMVILGRHYFVSRAVVSPSD, translated from the coding sequence ATGATGAATAAAAAGACGATAAAAATCAGTGCTTGCACCGTTTTTGCGCTTCTGGCATTTGCGGGTAACTCCGTGCTTTGCCGTTTAGCTTTGGGCGGCAATGCCATTGATGCAGCCAGTTTCACGATGATAAGGCTTCTGTCGGGAATCGCCGTTCTGATGGTCGTCGTCGCCATGACGAAGAGGCCAAAGAAAGGCCAGTCCCGCGGGAGCTGGTTGGCCGCATGTCTGTTGTTTGTCTATGCGTTGGCTTTCTCTTACGGATACCTTTCTCTAGACACCGGCACCGGTGCGTTAATCCTGTTTGCGGCGGTTCAGATCACCATGATTGCTGTTGGCATTGTCTTGGGGAACCGGCTTCATTTTGCCGAGTGGTTGGGGCTATTCATTGCGTTCTCAGGTTTCGTGTATTTGATTATTCCGAGCGTCACCACGCCATCGTTGGCGGGTTTTCTTCTTATGACGGTGTCGGGTATTGCGTGGGGCGGATACACGCTTGTTGGACGGTCTTCAACGCAGCCGCTTGCAGACACGGCTTATAACTTCTTGAGAACGTCGCCCTTTGTTCTGATCTTGCTTGTTTTCACTCTACAGGATGCTCATGTAACTCAGCAGGGTGTGCTACTGGCGATCGTGTCTGGTGCTGTTGCGTCTGGCGCGGGGTATGCGGTGTGGTATTTCGCACTCAGAGGGCTGTCGGTGACTCAGGCGGCTGTGGTTCAGTTGTGTGTTCCAATCATCGCTGCGATGGGTGGCGTTTTAGTGACCCATGAGGCGGTTACTCTGCGTTTAGCCGAGTCTTCGGTTTTAGTGCTTGGCGGTATTTTAATGGTCATTCTGGGTAGGCACTATTTTGTCTCGCGTGCAGTTGTTTCTCCTTCCGATTGA
- a CDS encoding carboxymuconolactone decarboxylase family protein — MADFTLYTKENAPEQAKPLLEDSIAGFGMIPNLHAVMAEAPTLLKGYQVLHDLFQKTSFNAEELTVVWQSINVEHDCHYCVPAHSGIAASMKVDQDIVDALVNQTPLADPKLETLRETTLAMTRERGVISDEQIEKFFAAGYGKQQLLEIIVGLSQKVMSNYTNHLADTPVDDAFKKFVK, encoded by the coding sequence ATGGCAGACTTTACTCTGTACACCAAAGAAAACGCACCGGAACAAGCGAAGCCGTTGCTGGAGGATTCCATCGCCGGGTTTGGCATGATCCCGAACCTCCATGCGGTCATGGCAGAGGCGCCCACGCTGCTTAAGGGCTACCAGGTACTGCATGACTTGTTTCAAAAAACCTCGTTTAATGCTGAAGAGCTAACCGTGGTGTGGCAGTCCATTAACGTCGAACACGATTGTCATTACTGCGTTCCTGCACACAGCGGAATTGCGGCTTCAATGAAGGTCGATCAGGACATTGTTGATGCGCTGGTAAACCAAACTCCACTGGCAGACCCCAAGCTGGAAACCCTGCGTGAAACAACGCTCGCCATGACGCGTGAACGCGGTGTGATCAGTGATGAGCAAATCGAAAAGTTTTTTGCAGCGGGTTACGGAAAGCAGCAGCTACTTGAAATTATTGTGGGCTTATCTCAGAAAGTGATGAGCAACTACACGAATCACCTTGCTGATACGCCAGTAGACGATGCGTTTAAGAAATTCGTGAAGTAA
- a CDS encoding nitronate monooxygenase family protein, whose translation MSIQELLGIELPIIQAPMAGVQGSELAIAVSEAGGLGSLPCGMLGVDAMRKELAAIKARTNRPFNVNFFCHTQPEPDAEQDAKWKAALSPYYREFGIDENNVAAGAGRLPFGAEAADVLAEFEPSVISFHYGLPEQDLLDRVRAWGAKILSTATTVEEARWLEAQGVDAIIAQGIEAGGHRGIFLSDDLNSQLGTFALLPQIAKAVKVPVIAAGGIADANGVAAAMALGAAGVQVGTAYLLCPEANTSAIHRAAIKSDAAAVTALTNVFSGRPARGIVNRIMKELGPISPAAPAFPLASAALAPLRAAAEQANCGEFSPLWAGQNVSGCKEVPAADLTRALAKGA comes from the coding sequence ATGAGCATTCAGGAACTTTTGGGTATCGAACTGCCCATTATCCAGGCACCGATGGCGGGCGTGCAGGGCAGTGAGCTGGCAATTGCGGTATCCGAGGCCGGGGGCCTGGGGTCACTCCCGTGTGGAATGTTAGGTGTAGACGCTATGCGTAAGGAATTGGCGGCGATCAAGGCCCGAACGAACCGGCCGTTCAACGTGAATTTTTTCTGCCATACCCAGCCCGAACCCGATGCGGAGCAAGATGCAAAGTGGAAAGCAGCTTTGTCGCCCTATTATCGGGAGTTTGGTATCGATGAAAACAACGTTGCTGCCGGGGCCGGGCGGCTGCCTTTCGGAGCCGAAGCCGCCGATGTGCTGGCGGAATTTGAGCCCTCCGTTATCAGCTTTCATTACGGCCTGCCAGAGCAGGATTTACTGGACCGCGTGCGTGCGTGGGGCGCAAAAATTCTCTCTACCGCGACCACGGTGGAAGAGGCGCGTTGGCTGGAAGCACAGGGTGTGGATGCCATCATTGCGCAGGGTATAGAGGCTGGCGGGCATCGCGGTATTTTCCTGTCTGATGATCTCAACAGCCAGCTCGGAACCTTTGCCTTGTTGCCTCAAATTGCCAAGGCGGTGAAGGTGCCAGTGATTGCGGCGGGCGGCATTGCAGATGCGAACGGGGTGGCTGCTGCCATGGCCCTGGGAGCGGCTGGTGTGCAAGTAGGCACGGCGTACCTGTTGTGTCCGGAAGCCAACACCAGCGCGATTCACCGTGCGGCTATCAAAAGTGATGCCGCAGCCGTGACGGCTCTGACCAACGTGTTCTCGGGGCGACCGGCTCGGGGTATTGTGAACCGTATTATGAAAGAGCTTGGGCCGATCAGCCCGGCAGCGCCAGCATTCCCGCTGGCTTCGGCGGCTTTGGCGCCTCTGCGTGCGGCCGCGGAGCAGGCTAATTGCGGCGAGTTCTCGCCGTTGTGGGCGGGCCAGAATGTCAGCGGCTGCAAGGAAGTTCCCGCGGCGGATCTCACTCGGGCACTGGCAAAAGGCGCATAG
- a CDS encoding FecR domain-containing protein: protein MDILIGPAKSKMYRCILGLSLMMLTLVAMAAEPIRVESFTGQVQYRAHEQQAWKPVHAGMAVEAPVEFRALAEASGLISQAGSEFELKSGSHVILQANTAESDGLVTRIKQWFGTVFYRIERQPDEFSVETPFLVSTVKGTQFVIVTTDTSSLVTLTEGSLEVLDLASEQTQMMAPGDVVGVGEMQAGIQTFQQSEQSAASASTEPAAGAVAVTESGREKPASFDAQLQEMVDLGAASTTVPGDMSGDVSSETGGQMGQGDEPAGGEGLSLGAEIGLDDRLDLGLDVDVDDGLDLGLDLGVDDVLDLDAGLELGGADDHDFGQADFDDHEFDEDDFDEDDFDDDEFDDDDDDDQNESALIDDLLEPLNPIL from the coding sequence ATGGACATTCTAATTGGCCCAGCCAAAAGCAAGATGTATCGCTGCATTCTGGGCCTGTCCCTGATGATGCTGACCTTGGTCGCTATGGCTGCAGAGCCTATTCGCGTCGAATCTTTTACCGGGCAGGTGCAGTACCGGGCCCATGAACAACAGGCGTGGAAACCCGTGCATGCGGGAATGGCTGTCGAAGCTCCGGTTGAATTTCGGGCTCTGGCAGAGGCATCGGGCCTGATCAGTCAGGCTGGTTCGGAATTCGAGTTGAAAAGCGGGTCTCACGTTATTTTACAAGCCAATACGGCAGAATCGGACGGGCTGGTAACCCGGATAAAGCAGTGGTTTGGCACGGTGTTTTATCGAATTGAGCGTCAGCCGGATGAGTTTAGTGTGGAAACGCCCTTTTTGGTGTCGACGGTAAAGGGCACGCAGTTTGTGATTGTAACGACCGACACGTCTTCGTTGGTTACTCTGACGGAAGGCTCGCTGGAAGTGCTCGATCTTGCCAGTGAGCAAACCCAGATGATGGCACCCGGCGATGTTGTGGGGGTTGGCGAAATGCAGGCCGGTATCCAAACGTTCCAACAGTCAGAGCAATCCGCCGCTTCAGCAAGCACCGAGCCGGCAGCCGGGGCGGTTGCGGTGACAGAAAGTGGCCGCGAGAAGCCTGCCAGCTTCGATGCTCAGTTGCAGGAAATGGTTGATCTCGGGGCTGCGTCGACAACTGTTCCCGGTGATATGAGCGGTGATGTATCGTCCGAAACCGGCGGTCAGATGGGGCAGGGGGACGAACCGGCAGGGGGCGAAGGTCTGAGCCTTGGCGCAGAGATCGGTTTGGATGATCGGCTCGATTTGGGGCTTGATGTAGATGTAGACGATGGACTGGATCTGGGGCTGGATTTGGGCGTAGATGATGTTCTGGATCTCGATGCTGGCCTGGAACTCGGGGGTGCCGATGATCACGACTTTGGTCAGGCTGATTTCGACGACCATGAGTTTGATGAAGATGACTTTGATGAGGATGACTTTGACGACGACGAGTTTGACGACGATGACGACGATGATCAGAACGAAAGTGCATTGATTGATGACCTGTTAGAACCTCTGAACCCGATTCTATGA
- a CDS encoding SMR family transporter, producing the protein MSYVYLALAIIAEVAGTAALKSSEGFTNLIPSIIVVLGYGMAFYFLSLVLNHIPVGVAYAIWAGAGVVLISLVGAAMFGQKLDLPAIVGMALIVSGIVVMNVFSSSVQH; encoded by the coding sequence ATGAGTTACGTGTACCTCGCCCTTGCCATTATTGCCGAAGTGGCCGGCACGGCTGCCCTGAAGTCCTCCGAAGGGTTCACCAATTTGATCCCCAGCATCATCGTGGTGTTGGGTTACGGCATGGCGTTCTATTTTTTGTCGTTGGTGTTGAACCATATTCCCGTTGGCGTGGCCTATGCCATTTGGGCGGGTGCCGGTGTGGTGTTGATTTCGTTAGTGGGAGCAGCCATGTTCGGCCAAAAGCTGGATTTACCTGCCATTGTCGGTATGGCGCTGATTGTGAGCGGGATTGTGGTGATGAATGTGTTTTCGTCGTCGGTTCAGCATTAA
- a CDS encoding glutathione S-transferase, translating to MYSFRRCPYAMRARLGLVFAGLQVELREIVLKNKPPQMLAISPKGTVPVLELLDSDGRQLQVIEESRDILEWALQQSDPQGLLNTDLAKAGALIERNDNEFKHWLDRYKYADRHPERSQLEYRQQGEVFLQALEDLLGQNTFLLGEGISMADIAVMPFVRQFAHVDRDVFYSLPYPKLQNWLTTWLEHPVFQQVMVKYQPWQEGDDVVIFPSQIERGGL from the coding sequence TTGTACTCTTTCCGCCGTTGCCCTTACGCCATGCGCGCCCGCTTAGGCTTGGTATTTGCCGGGCTGCAGGTTGAACTGCGGGAAATCGTTCTGAAAAACAAACCGCCGCAAATGCTGGCCATCAGCCCAAAAGGCACAGTGCCCGTGCTGGAGCTGCTCGACAGTGACGGCCGCCAGCTACAGGTGATCGAGGAAAGCCGGGACATTCTCGAATGGGCGTTGCAGCAGAGCGACCCACAGGGACTGCTCAACACGGATCTGGCGAAGGCGGGCGCCCTGATTGAGCGCAACGACAACGAGTTCAAACACTGGCTGGACCGTTACAAGTACGCCGACCGGCACCCTGAGCGAAGCCAGCTGGAATACCGGCAACAGGGCGAGGTGTTTTTGCAGGCTTTAGAGGATTTGCTGGGCCAGAATACGTTTCTGCTGGGAGAAGGCATCAGCATGGCGGATATTGCCGTAATGCCGTTCGTGCGCCAGTTTGCCCACGTCGATCGCGACGTGTTCTACAGCCTGCCTTACCCCAAGCTACAGAACTGGCTGACCACTTGGCTGGAGCATCCGGTGTTTCAGCAAGTGATGGTCAAATACCAGCCGTGGCAGGAAGGCGATGACGTTGTGATTTTTCCATCCCAAATCGAAAGAGGTGGCCTATGA
- a CDS encoding type II toxin-antitoxin system RelE/ParE family toxin: protein MAEVIWTEPALQELDAIAEYIALDNRAAASHLVQEVFDKTGRLEDSPQSGRIPPELPNSVYREVVVPPCRIFYREDDKRVLILYVMPEERQLRAYMLENS from the coding sequence ATGGCTGAAGTAATCTGGACGGAGCCTGCCCTCCAAGAACTGGATGCCATCGCTGAGTACATTGCTCTGGATAATCGTGCAGCCGCAAGTCACCTGGTCCAGGAAGTTTTCGATAAGACCGGGCGTTTGGAAGATTCTCCCCAATCCGGACGGATTCCTCCAGAACTCCCTAATTCAGTATACAGGGAGGTAGTGGTTCCACCGTGTCGCATTTTTTATCGTGAGGATGATAAGCGAGTTCTCATTCTCTATGTCATGCCAGAGGAGCGACAGCTTCGGGCGTACATGCTTGAGAACAGCTAA
- a CDS encoding ShlB/FhaC/HecB family hemolysin secretion/activation protein: MDTHKLRNMAVHALLLLAVLILPTADASAEEPVLGAVVFEGVSAFSTPQLIPLYANSLGEPITPQLKTGLHTRFRGYYLEQGFLSPAVTIRTHPDSVHILIAEITEPRIAEIRITGGTEDLRNAVRDRLAPLRQRVPISQHDIERFNRTLEKAVRVGLAATIDETSPGQHRIAYTLKPEIHGELTYSAEGSQTLGQHMVAGKLRVTGLGAGIREIYLFGLHTLESSGYRNLGAGLSYHATDTDTVYADVSSSRAVPQGQRIRPEREYERIWSQVRWRHRVLDSTSFTLSLDSSLILRDYTRERGNDTEVDEQLRMASLGALAYAKSTGNLSRFGVSGRVGVDNFGAKRSGSRANDSLDLDFQILHAFYTLWQELPADFSLKLDLSGQYSSDNLPYSQRFSIGGSNIALAYEPGEFSGDSGLGSKLELRRGFSSEQWIPGSRWVPYAYYGVARAFQNQSGDRESGAAAGAGLRFLNRKVSAYIEMGKPLTTASAYKDKDLRLTGRLTTYF, from the coding sequence ATGGACACACATAAATTGCGAAACATGGCTGTTCACGCGCTTCTCCTTTTAGCCGTACTCATTTTACCCACTGCCGATGCTTCCGCTGAGGAGCCAGTTCTGGGCGCAGTGGTTTTTGAGGGTGTCTCTGCCTTCAGCACGCCGCAGCTTATCCCCCTGTACGCGAATAGCCTAGGTGAACCCATCACCCCACAACTCAAAACAGGCCTGCACACACGCTTTCGCGGATACTACCTTGAGCAAGGCTTTCTTTCCCCGGCTGTAACGATCCGCACACATCCGGACAGCGTGCACATACTGATTGCCGAGATCACCGAGCCCCGCATCGCTGAAATCCGGATTACCGGTGGAACGGAAGATCTGCGAAACGCCGTACGCGACCGTCTTGCCCCCCTGAGGCAACGCGTCCCCATTTCCCAGCACGATATAGAACGCTTCAACCGAACGCTGGAAAAGGCGGTCAGAGTAGGGCTAGCCGCTACAATTGACGAAACGTCTCCGGGCCAACATCGGATTGCCTACACCCTGAAACCGGAGATTCATGGCGAACTGACTTACAGCGCCGAAGGCAGTCAAACCCTGGGCCAACATATGGTCGCCGGCAAACTCCGTGTTACCGGACTGGGCGCGGGGATTCGCGAGATCTACCTTTTTGGACTTCATACCCTCGAGTCCAGTGGCTACCGAAATCTCGGAGCCGGCTTGTCTTATCATGCGACCGACACCGATACCGTTTATGCCGATGTCAGCAGCTCGCGAGCGGTACCTCAAGGTCAACGAATTCGTCCCGAACGGGAGTATGAGCGTATCTGGTCCCAGGTACGGTGGCGCCACCGTGTGCTGGATTCCACGTCCTTCACGCTAAGCCTGGATAGCAGCCTGATTCTGCGGGATTACACTCGCGAACGGGGCAACGACACCGAAGTGGATGAGCAACTGCGTATGGCCAGTCTGGGCGCTCTCGCCTACGCAAAAAGTACCGGCAATCTATCAAGGTTCGGCGTGTCGGGCCGCGTGGGTGTGGATAACTTTGGTGCAAAGCGCAGCGGTTCTCGTGCGAACGATTCCCTGGATCTGGATTTTCAGATTCTCCACGCCTTCTACACGCTTTGGCAGGAATTGCCCGCGGATTTCTCTTTGAAGCTTGACCTGTCTGGCCAATATTCCAGCGACAATCTGCCCTACTCTCAACGTTTCTCTATCGGTGGCAGTAACATAGCCCTGGCCTACGAACCAGGAGAGTTCAGCGGGGATTCCGGGCTGGGCTCCAAGCTGGAATTACGCCGCGGCTTCAGCAGTGAACAATGGATACCAGGCTCTCGATGGGTTCCCTATGCCTACTACGGCGTTGCCCGAGCCTTCCAAAACCAGAGCGGTGATCGCGAATCAGGTGCCGCCGCAGGTGCAGGGCTGCGCTTCCTGAACCGTAAGGTATCCGCCTACATCGAAATGGGTAAACCCTTGACCACAGCTTCCGCCTATAAAGACAAAGACCTTCGGTTGACTGGGCGACTTACCACTTACTTTTAA